One segment of Daphnia magna isolate NIES linkage group LG2, ASM2063170v1.1, whole genome shotgun sequence DNA contains the following:
- the LOC116917898 gene encoding golgin-45, protein MENNSINNKSNLIATSCPRTEGDGMEAMDNPITSDVKSAFPTNAMEKLSLLPQKSSPPAERIISLVPIANLSGVKPKSANSSMENKKAKFVPYEPYKAAVKPIVPHQKKISKKELTNSIDNNTQRTRKQKDFDPHVSGMVCQKYHDKIVKEKEELEAQVAIQSRVNAELKRLLVASVGEDMEARVHFLTEDKLKLGDDIKQYVEKIALDFEQKEKLSIEADIWRSKFLASSVIIDELTKWKAALCTRNNNLQLCIQGLLDEMNSIQNHQNQTYNRLTALNNAFHPAGTSSHKTPELVAYDVIEGSASILRLVESLTKRLLGTYTQVRGDEEARSMAPSIAAKLSPAQLAAKEVLTEDPVGTCKMSELANDLTAHHVAALARRSMNKSFYTCCAHCTGQVHVI, encoded by the exons ATGGAGAATAACAGCATCaataataaatcaaatttGATCGCTACATCCTGTCCTCGGACGGAAGGTGATGGAATGGAAGCAATGGACAACCCAATTACCTCTGATGTCAAAAGTGCCTTTCCAACAAACGCCATGGAAAAACTCAGCTTATTGCCCCAAAAATCTTCACCACCAGCAGAGAGAATCATCAGTCTTGTACCCATAGCGAATCTTTCAGGAGTGAAACCCAAGAGCGCCAATTCTTCCATGGAAAACAAGAAGGCCAAGTTTGTACCTTACGAGCCGTACAAGGCAGCAGTCAAACCAATTGTTCCACACCAAAAGAAGATCAGCAAGAAAGAATTAACAAATTCAATAGATAATAATACTCAAAGAACAAGGAAACAGAAGGATTTTGACCCTCATGTCAGTGGTATGGTCTGTCAAAAATATCATGATAAAATTgtgaaagagaaagaagaactGGAAGCACAGGTGGCAATTCAGTCCAGG GTTAACGCAGAGTTGAAGCGATTACTTGTAGCCAGTGTCGGAGAAGATATGGAAGCACGAGTTCACTTTTTGACGGAAGACAAGTTGAAACTTGGTGACGATATCAAGCAATACGTCGAGAAAATAGCATTAGATTtcgagcaaaaagaaaaactatcaATCGAAGCGGATATATGGCGAAGCAAATTCTTGGCTTCAAG TGTCATTATTGACGAGCTAACCAAATGGAAAGCTGCCCTTTGCACCCGTAACAATAATCTTCAGCTATGTATTCAAGGACTGCTAGACGAAATGAATTCCATTCAGAATCACCAAAATCAAACATACAA TCGTTTGACGGCCTTAAATAATGCCTTCCATCCTGCTGGAACCTCGAGTCATAAGACCCCGGAACTGGTGGCCTACGACGTGATCGAGGGAAGCGCGTCTATATTGAGACTTGTTGAAAGCCTAACAAAACGTTTATTGGGGACCTATACTCAGGTGAGAGGAGATGAAGAAGCCCGTTCTATGGCTCCTTCTATTGCAGCGAAACTGTCTCCTGCCCAGCTTGCAGCGAAAGAG GTTTTGACGGAAGATCCGGTTGGAACTTGCAAAATGTCAGAATTAGCGAATGACCTCACAGCTCATCACGTGGCTGCCCTTGCCCGTCGCTCCATGAACAAATCGTTTTATACTTGCTGCGCCCATTGCACCGGACAAGTTCACGTTATTTAA
- the LOC116917896 gene encoding transcription initiation factor TFIID subunit 6 isoform X2: MSEYEATGSLNLPTESMKIMAESVGVAGLSDSAAKELADEINFRLKTVIQDATKFMHHGKRKRLSTMDIDHALKIKNIEPLYGFSNPDHIPFRFASGGGRELHFLEDKELDIADIIGGSLPKLPLDVALRAHWLSIDGIQPAVPENPPSLSKDQQRLESSDPVSKLAKIGDKTQKKSTTLTATNKPKTETVQVKQLTAHELSVEQQLYYKEITEACVGSDEARRAEAFQSLASDPGLHQMLPRLCTFIAEGVRVNVVQNNLAPLIYLMRMVKALLSNQTLYLEKYLHELVPAVTSCMVSKQLCLRPEVDNHWALRDFSSRLIAQICKNYHTTTNNCQTRVTRLFCRALANDKMPLASFYGALVGLSELGTEVIKAFIIPKIRAIGERIEPYLDGTGQANADRIAASHIKQLTIKVMVPILKVTRQPPDNVDDYRQEFGYLGPALHGAVNRARSQTTTTASSGVISSAAAGSLGLSAGRGTIVMGGASGSATTSRNQSSVVANAASNPTKYMFVTSRPSTPVQVTAPQTTQVVKLVSGAGQASKQTVMATNQPKYVMVNSSQIVRAPIKMEGAEGTPEVKMESSVVIKTENITILDD; encoded by the exons ATGAGTGAATATGAAGCTACCGGTAGTCTCAATCTGCCTACTGAATCCATGAAAATCATGGCAGAGAGTGTAGGTGTAGCTGGTCTTTCAGATTCGGCTGCCAAGGAACTGGCCGATGAAATAAATTTCCGGTTAAAGACGGTCATCCAAGATGCAACCAAATTTATGCAccatgggaaaagaaaaagactctCCACAATGGATATTGACCATGctctaaaaattaaaaacatagAG CCTCTGTATGGATTTTCAAATCCAGACCATATTCCATTTCGGTTTGCAAGTGGTGGAGGTCGTGAACTGCATTTCCTTGAGGATAAAGAACTGGACATTGCTGATATCATTGGTGGTTCATTACCAAAACTACCATTAGATGTTGCTCTGAGAG CCCATTGGCTCAGTATTGATGGAATTCAGCCAGCAGTTCCAGAAAATCCCCCTTCACTTTCCAAAGATCAACAACGACTGGAGAGCTCTGACCCTGTGTCTAAACTAGCCAAAATTGGAGACAAAACCCAGAAAAAATCTACAACTCTCAC tGCAActaacaaaccaaaaacagaAACTGTCCAAGTTAAACAGCTTACAGCACACGAATTATCTGTCGAACAACAACTGTACTATAAAGAAATTACCGAGGCGTGTGTTGGATCTGATGAAGCAAGAAGAGCT GAAGCTTTCCAAAGTTTGGCTTCAGATCCTGGATTACATCAAATGCTACCCCGCCTTTGTACCTTTATTGCCGAAGGCGTACGAGTTAACGTTGTCCAAAACAATTTGGCTCCTCTCATCTACCTGATGCGCATGGTTAAAGCATTACTTTCAAACCAAACGCTTTATCTTGAAAAATAC CTCCATGAGCTTGTTCCTGCCGTAACATCTTGCATGGTTAGCAAACAACTTTGCCTTCGTCCGGAAGTGGACAATCACTGGGCGTTGCGAGACTTTTCGTCTCGTCTTATTGCACAAATTTGCAAAAATTACCACACCACCACCAACAATTGCCAGACCCGTGTCACACGGTTGTTCTGTCGAGCATTGGCCAATGATAAAATGCCTTTGGCATCGTTTTACGGAGCCCTTGTTG GATTATCTGAGCTGGGAACAGAAGTGATCAAGGCCTTTATTATTCCTAAAATACGTGCGATAGGTGAACGAATCGAGCCCTACTTGGATGGAACAGGCCAAGCAAATGCCGATCGGATAGCAGCTTCTCACATCAAACAGTTGACGATC AAAGTCATGGTACCTATATTGAAAGTAACCCGTCAGCCGCCTGACAACGTTGATGACTATCGTCAAGAATTTGGGTACCTTGGTCCGGCACTTCACGGTGCCGTAAACAGAGCGAGATCGCAGACTACAACGACAGCGTCCTCGGGTGTGATTTCATCAGCTGCAG CTGGCAGCCTGGGATTATCTGCTGGACGTGGCACTATCGTGATGGGCGGAGCCTCTGGCTCGGCAACGACTTCGCGGAATCAGAGTAGCGTTGTCGCGAATGCCGCTAGCAATCCTACTAAATACATGTTTGTGACTTCTAGACCATCAACACCAGTTCAG GTGACAGCTCCTCAGACCACTCAGGTCGTCAAGTTAGTTTCGGGCGCTGGACAGGCCAGTAAGCAGACCGTTATGGCGACCAATCAACCGAAATACGTGATGGTTAACAGCAGCCAAATTGTTCGG GCACCCATAAAAATGGAAGGCGCTGAAGGGACACCAGAAGTCAAAATGGAATCGTCGGTGGTAATTAAGACGGAAAATATTACCATTCTCGACGATTAA
- the LOC116917899 gene encoding centrosomal protein of 19 kDa-like, with the protein MMASSERQWVASKTVGRVIHPRKIGLRLEPLSLILLYEDGVKVRKRSMPIRSLKPTADPRCRAEEFKLRHMTYLASVPAVVLTKLISIAQQVLIGLTIKEAIDKVTEHFTVDKERDLNAVSESELKRQKELMELTFLNNAVSSLDPRFVYDKQVTFHRPVGPSDWDEEENDAN; encoded by the coding sequence ATGATGGCGTCATCGGAACGTCAGTGGGTCGCTAGTAAAACGGTCGGTCGTGTTATCCATCCTAGAAAGATTGGGCTTAGACTTGAACCTTTGAGTTTAATTCTACTTTACGAAGATGGAGTTAAGGTGAGAAAGAGATCCATGCCAATTAGGAGCCTCAAGCCTACAGCTGATCCGCGTTGTCGAGCCGAAGAATTTAAATTACGTCACATGACGTATTTGGCTAGTGTGCCTGCAGTGGTATTGACCAAACTGATCTCGATCGCTCAGCAAGTGTTGATCGGACTGACCATCAAAGAGGCGATAGATAAAGTAACAGAACATTTCACTGTTGATAAGGAGCGTGACCTGAATGCTGTTTCTGAATCGGAATTAAAACGGCAGAAGGAGCTCATGGAATTGACGTTCCTCAACAATGCCGTCAGCTCTTTAGATCCAAGATTTGTATACGATAAGCAAGTCACATTTCATCGACCCGTTGGTCCGTCTGATTGGGATGAGGAAGAGAATGATGCAAATTAG
- the LOC116917896 gene encoding transcription initiation factor TFIID subunit 6 isoform X1, which produces MSEYEATGSLNLPTESMKIMAESVGVAGLSDSAAKELADEINFRLKTVIQDATKFMHHGKRKRLSTMDIDHALKIKNIEPLYGFSNPDHIPFRFASGGGRELHFLEDKELDIADIIGGSLPKLPLDVALRAHWLSIDGIQPAVPENPPSLSKDQQRLESSDPVSKLAKIGDKTQKKSTTLTATNKPKTETVQVKQLTAHELSVEQQLYYKEITEACVGSDEARRAEAFQSLASDPGLHQMLPRLCTFIAEGVRVNVVQNNLAPLIYLMRMVKALLSNQTLYLEKYLHELVPAVTSCMVSKQLCLRPEVDNHWALRDFSSRLIAQICKNYHTTTNNCQTRVTRLFCRALANDKMPLASFYGALVGLSELGTEVIKAFIIPKIRAIGERIEPYLDGTGQANADRIAASHIKQLTIKVMVPILKVTRQPPDNVDDYRQEFGYLGPALHGAVNRARSQTTTTASSGVISSAAAGSLGLSAGRGTIVMGGASGSATTSRNQSSVVANAASNPTKYMFVTSRPSTPVQVTAPQTTQVVKLVSGAGQASKQTVMATNQPKYVMVNSSQIVRDVGNKAPIKMEGAEGTPEVKMESSVVIKTENITILDD; this is translated from the exons ATGAGTGAATATGAAGCTACCGGTAGTCTCAATCTGCCTACTGAATCCATGAAAATCATGGCAGAGAGTGTAGGTGTAGCTGGTCTTTCAGATTCGGCTGCCAAGGAACTGGCCGATGAAATAAATTTCCGGTTAAAGACGGTCATCCAAGATGCAACCAAATTTATGCAccatgggaaaagaaaaagactctCCACAATGGATATTGACCATGctctaaaaattaaaaacatagAG CCTCTGTATGGATTTTCAAATCCAGACCATATTCCATTTCGGTTTGCAAGTGGTGGAGGTCGTGAACTGCATTTCCTTGAGGATAAAGAACTGGACATTGCTGATATCATTGGTGGTTCATTACCAAAACTACCATTAGATGTTGCTCTGAGAG CCCATTGGCTCAGTATTGATGGAATTCAGCCAGCAGTTCCAGAAAATCCCCCTTCACTTTCCAAAGATCAACAACGACTGGAGAGCTCTGACCCTGTGTCTAAACTAGCCAAAATTGGAGACAAAACCCAGAAAAAATCTACAACTCTCAC tGCAActaacaaaccaaaaacagaAACTGTCCAAGTTAAACAGCTTACAGCACACGAATTATCTGTCGAACAACAACTGTACTATAAAGAAATTACCGAGGCGTGTGTTGGATCTGATGAAGCAAGAAGAGCT GAAGCTTTCCAAAGTTTGGCTTCAGATCCTGGATTACATCAAATGCTACCCCGCCTTTGTACCTTTATTGCCGAAGGCGTACGAGTTAACGTTGTCCAAAACAATTTGGCTCCTCTCATCTACCTGATGCGCATGGTTAAAGCATTACTTTCAAACCAAACGCTTTATCTTGAAAAATAC CTCCATGAGCTTGTTCCTGCCGTAACATCTTGCATGGTTAGCAAACAACTTTGCCTTCGTCCGGAAGTGGACAATCACTGGGCGTTGCGAGACTTTTCGTCTCGTCTTATTGCACAAATTTGCAAAAATTACCACACCACCACCAACAATTGCCAGACCCGTGTCACACGGTTGTTCTGTCGAGCATTGGCCAATGATAAAATGCCTTTGGCATCGTTTTACGGAGCCCTTGTTG GATTATCTGAGCTGGGAACAGAAGTGATCAAGGCCTTTATTATTCCTAAAATACGTGCGATAGGTGAACGAATCGAGCCCTACTTGGATGGAACAGGCCAAGCAAATGCCGATCGGATAGCAGCTTCTCACATCAAACAGTTGACGATC AAAGTCATGGTACCTATATTGAAAGTAACCCGTCAGCCGCCTGACAACGTTGATGACTATCGTCAAGAATTTGGGTACCTTGGTCCGGCACTTCACGGTGCCGTAAACAGAGCGAGATCGCAGACTACAACGACAGCGTCCTCGGGTGTGATTTCATCAGCTGCAG CTGGCAGCCTGGGATTATCTGCTGGACGTGGCACTATCGTGATGGGCGGAGCCTCTGGCTCGGCAACGACTTCGCGGAATCAGAGTAGCGTTGTCGCGAATGCCGCTAGCAATCCTACTAAATACATGTTTGTGACTTCTAGACCATCAACACCAGTTCAG GTGACAGCTCCTCAGACCACTCAGGTCGTCAAGTTAGTTTCGGGCGCTGGACAGGCCAGTAAGCAGACCGTTATGGCGACCAATCAACCGAAATACGTGATGGTTAACAGCAGCCAAATTGTTCGG GACGTCGGAAATAAGGCACCCATAAAAATGGAAGGCGCTGAAGGGACACCAGAAGTCAAAATGGAATCGTCGGTGGTAATTAAGACGGAAAATATTACCATTCTCGACGATTAA
- the LOC116917737 gene encoding translocon-associated protein subunit beta, which yields MDNWLKICIVVVFAVATTGNEEATPAKLLFSKQILNKYLVEGMDIVIKYSLFNVGGTAALDVQVADNTFGPQDFEVVGGQLKVTIDRIPPGSNATHVVVIRPSKYGYFNFTAAEVSYLPSEDAAEALVGLSSEPGQGAIVPFKEYDRKFSPHLLDWLSFAVMSMPSLVLPYALWYSSKTKYEAIMTQKKDK from the exons ATGGATAACTGGCTCAAAATCTGCATAGTGGTTGTATTTGCTGTAGCTACAACCGGAAATGAAGAAGCTACCCCTGCCAAGCTACTTTTCTCAAAACAAATTCTTAATAAATACCTTGTTGAAGGAATGGACATTGTTATCAA ataTTCTTTATTCAATGTTGGTGGTACTGCAGCTCTAGATGTTCAAGTTGCTGATAACACTTTTGGTCCACAAGACTTTGAGGTTGTTGGTGGGCAGTTGAAGGTCACAATTG ACCGTATTCCTCCTGGTTCTAATGCGACACATGTAGTTGTCATCCGTCCTTCCAAATACGGATATTTTAACTTCACCGCGGCTGAGGTTTCCTACTTACCTAGCGAAGATGCTGCCGAG GCACTTGTTGGTCTTTCCAGTGAACCTGGACAGGGCGCTATTGTTCCATTCAAAGAATACGACCGAAAGTTCTCTCCTCATCTG TTGGATTGGCTATCCTTCGCTGTCATGTCGATGCCTTCTTTGGTGCTTCCTTACGCATTGTGGTACTCCTCAAAAACCAAATACGAAGCTATTATGACacagaaaaaagacaaataa